The Triticum aestivum cultivar Chinese Spring chromosome 3A, IWGSC CS RefSeq v2.1, whole genome shotgun sequence genome includes a region encoding these proteins:
- the LOC123056589 gene encoding uncharacterized protein gives MAKTPPSTTNSTERALPHASLPRGRHGRSWRTKGRSTWPPLRLDVASGLCGRSWPVKDRTNARTYAPAPPPPSSSAQLLADTAIGLPATKRHVKKLRHHEISFPTQRIGRIRSKAVAIILLPRLRPPSFVVDCVAFAAFQASPTPPLGSRDESLREHLDFLEQQGIAGVSHHSLLFSKTEVLPTLNENDHAPARCGCG, from the exons ATGGCGAAAACACCACCGTCGACTACCAACTCCACGGAGAGAGCTCTGCCCCATGCCAGCCTGCCCAGGGGCCGACATGGTCGAAGCTGGAGAACGAAAGGGAGATCAACATGGCCCCCGCTCAGGCTAGACGTGGCGAGCGGTCTTTGCGGCCGCTCATGGCCCGTGAAGGACCGGACG AacgcacgcacgtacgcacccgcgccgccgccaccgtcgtccaGCGCACAGCTCCTCGCCGACACGGCCATCGGCCTCCCCGCAACTAAGCGCCATGTCAAGAAGCTCCGCCATCATGAGATCTCCTTCCCCACGCAGCGAATCGGCCGGATTCGCTCGAAAGCCGTCGCCATCATcctccttccccgactccggccgccgtcttTCGTCGTCGATTGCGTCGCCTTCGCTGCCTTCCAGGCCTCCCCGACGCCTCCGTTGGGTTCGCG GGATGAGTCACTGAGGGAGCACCTAGATTTTCTGGAGCAGCAAGGAATAGCCGGCGTGAGCCATCACAGCCTTCTGTTTTCGAAGACAGAAGTGCTGCCAACTTTGAATGAGAATGATCATGCACCGGCCAG